The nucleotide sequence TCGGGGCTCCTTTGTCAGGCGGCGATGAGTTCAGCACACCGGACTTTGCCATGGCGGGCCGCAATGGCGAGCCGCTGATTCCCATGGACTCGCACATGCGGCTGGCCCACCCGGACCAGAACAACGGCGTGCGGATGCTCCGCCGAGGTTACAACTTCACGGACGGTTCGGATGGGCTGGGGCACCTGGATGCCGGTCTCTTCTTCATCGCTTTCGTGAAGGATCCGCGGACGCACTACGTGCCCATGCAACTGGCAATGGCCAAGGGCGACACGTTGTCCGTGGAGTACCTGAAGCACACCGGATCGGGTTTGTTTGCGGTTCCTCCCGGGGTGCAGGCCGGCGGGTTCATCGGCGAAGGACTGTTCGCGTAGCAGTCCCTGCAAGCACGTCAGGCGAGCGGGCGCCCTGCCATTCCCTCCAGTCGGCTGATGCGTTCCTTCATGGGCGGGTGGGTGGAGAACATGCGCCGCATGCCGCCGCCACGGAACGGGTTGGCGATCATGAGGTGCGAGGCATTGACCAGCCTCTGGTCCTGCGGAAGCGGCAACTGGCTCACCCCGGACTCGATCTTGCGCAGCGCCGAGGCCAGTGCTAGCGGGTCCCCGGTGAGCTGGGCGCCGTCCTCGTCCGCGTCGAATTCACGGGTGCGGGAGATCGCCATCTGGATGAGCGAGGCCGCAAATGGTGCCAGCAGCGCCATGGCAATGGTCGCCAAGGGGTTCGCATTGCGCCGGTCGCCGCCTCCGAAGATCAGCAGCATCTGGCCCACGGATGTGATGACGCCGGCCACAGCCGCGGCCACGGACGACGTCAAGATGTCGCGGTTGTACACGTGCATCAGTTCATGGCCCAGCACGCCCCTGAGTTCCCGGGCGTCCAGCAGGTGCAGGATGCCCTCGGTGCAGCAGACAGCGGCGTTCTTGGGGTTCCGGCCGGTGGCGAAGGCGTTGGGTGTCATGGTGGGTGAAAGGTAGATCCGTGGCATGGGCTTGTTCGCCCGCACGGACAGCTCCCTGACGATCTGGTACAGCTGGGGAGCCTGGGCCTCAGTGACCGGGTAGGCAGCCATGGAACGAATGGCGATCTTGTCGCTGTTCCAATAGCCGTACGCTGTGGTGCCCACGCCGATCAGGGCCATGATCCAGATGGGGGCGGTGCTCCGGGTTCCTGAGGCAATGATGGCGCCCAAACCCAACAACACCGCCCACAGCACACCGAAGAGTGCCGCGGTCTTGAGTCCATTGTTGTGTTTATGCACGTTGCTCTCGTTCTCTTTCTTCAGCTCTTGCAGGGCTTTGCTTCGTTTAACGCCGACGCCGGTCCGCCTGTTCCGGGCCCAGGCGCCGGTTCCTGGCTTGGCCCCCGCCTGCTTAGGGCACCGGATGCTTTGAATCGTAGGCGACGAAGCCGGGTTGGACACGGGAAGCGAGCCATGCCAGGGCAATGCACAGAACTCCACCCAGCAACAGCACCCCGCCTTCGCTGAGGAACTGGGTCACTCCACCGGCAAGCATGTCTCCCACCCGGGGCCCGCCAGCTACCACCACGATGAACACCCCTTGCAACCGCCCGCGGAGATGGTCCGGGGTAGCAGCCTGGAGAATCGTGGTCCTGAAAACGGCACTCACGGAATCCGAAATACCTGCGGGCGCACAGCAGAGCGCAGCCGGTATCAGCCACGGCGTGGTTCCATTGCGTCCGGCGTCACCTGCCAGGAGCACCACCAGTCCAAAGCCGGCAATTGAGGCGCCCCACCCCATCACGGACCACACCACGGCGCTGCCCTGCCGGCGTACCCTTCCCAACGGACCAGAGAAGAGGCCCGCAAGGAACGCTCCCACAGCCGTGGAAGCGAGCAGCACACCCACGGTGGTTTCGCCTCCACCGATCATCACGGCGCCAATGGCGGGCATCAGGGCCCGGGGTTGCGCGCAGATCATGGCGATGAGGTCGATGATGAAGGTCATGCGGACGTTGGGCCGCCCGCCCAGGAACCGGAAGCCCTCCACCACGGAGCGGAACCCGGGCCGGACGGCATCCTTGGAGGGCGGCAGCGGCGGAAGCCTGAAAAGTCCCCACAGCGCGAAGGTGAAGCTGATGACGTCAATCGTGTAGGTCCACCCGAAGCCGATGGTTGCCACGAGTACCCCGGCCAGGAGTGGTCCGGCGGTCATCGAGAGGCCAAAGGTCAGCATGCTCAAGGCGTTGGCCGCGGGGAGCAGGTCCTTGCGGACCAGGAGTGGAATGATGGCGCTCCGGGCCGGGCCGTTGATGCCTTGCGCTCCGCTTTGGATGGCTACCAACGCATAAAGGACCCAAATGTTGCCCAGACCCAGCCACGCCTGCAGTGCCAGGCCGGCCGTGGAAGCCCATAGGACGAGGGATGCAATCAAGGCCACTTTGCGTCGGTCGTAGGCATCGGAGATGGATCCACCGTAGAGGCCGGCAATGACCATGGGAACCAGCGCGAAGATACCCAGGAGCCCCACATAGAAACTTTCCTGCGTGAGCCGGTACACCTCCAGGCTGACAGCCACGAGGGTCAGTTGGGTGCCGATGGCGGCAACGGACGCCCCCAGCCAGAGACGACGAAAAGCAGGACTCTCCTTGAGCGGAGTGATGTCTGCCAGTAGTTTTGCCACCGTCCAACCCTAACCAGCGCCACGGCTTGGTAGGCTCACCCCGGGGAAGGAGTTGACATGGTCATGTCACGACGACTGTTGTACCGTTCGGGCTTTTGGGAGATCGCCCGGCCACGTCATCCCCTCACAGCCGCGCACGTAGTGGTCAGGTTGTCTGATCCGTCCACGGATTTCGCGCTCCCGTCCGCAACAGACTGGCTTTTTTGCCACCATCTGGCACGCGCCGCCTTGGCGAAGGTCCTGGGCGTCGAGCACTGCGCCGTCATGTTCGCCCATCAGTGGCATCCGCTGGGAGCCGGGCTGGGTGAACCGGTGGCTGAATCGTCAACTCCGACGTTCCATCTTTTTGGACGCTGGGCTGGCGAAACCACGACGCCGGGACATCAGCTCTCGCTGCCGGCGCACCGTCGGGTGGCCCTCCCCGAGTCCGAACTGGAGGCGACCGACGAGGCGATCCGTGAGTCACTGCGCCGCGAGCTGCCCGACGCGATCGTGGCGTCCGCAGACGCGGCCAGGGCCGCCGTCGAACCTGTTCCGGACCCCGCAGTGCTGGTACGGACGATTCCTGCGGGTGAGCGCCATACCGTCATGGAGCCCGTGAGCGGCGTGGCCTCAGTTCGGGACTTCCTGCCTGCTGACCTTCTGGCGATCGGTGCATCGCTGGGCGCGCTGCCGCTGTCCGGTGGCGTCAGCGGGTTCAGTTGCCTGGCCGTGGAGTCGCTGACCCCGGGAACGCCATTGCGGGTGCATGCGCTCGGCCGCTCGGCCGCGGAAGAACTCAACCCGGTAGTGGAATTGTTTCGTTCACCGGAAGTTAGCCTTGCCTTATTGTGAACTTATCAAAATAAGTGTTTGAATGAATGCATGACAGATCACACTGCTGAGCAGCAAGCATGGGCCGCGGCCCTGCATGCCCACGGCAGGCGTGTGACCAAACAGCGGCTGGCAGTGCTGGCCGCAGTCCAGCACCATCCGCACTCCCCGGCAGAAGGCATCCTTGCCGCTGCCCGCCAGGAACTGCCTGAACTGACGGCGCAGTCCGTTTATGTAGTGCTCAGCGACCTTACGGATCTGCAGATGCTGCGCCGCTTTGAACCCCCGCACTCCCCAGCGCTCTACGAAACCCGGGTAGGCGACAACCACCACCACGCCGTCTGCATCAGCTGCGGCAAGGTGGAGGACGTGGACTGCGCAGTGGGCCACACACCGTGCCTCACACCGCACTGGAACGAAAATTCCAAGCCCATGACAATCCAGATCGCAGACGTCCTTTACCAAGGCATCTGCCAGGATTGCCAGGCTAAACAACAGCTTCCCGTAAATACTTCAGTAACTCAGAAATAGGAAAAAGGAGAACAATGACTGCCATTTCAACGACCCAGTCAGGTGCCCCCGTTACGTCCGACGCGCACTCGAAGTCCGTCGGCGCTGACGGTGCCATCATCCTGACCGACCACTACCTGGTGGAAAAGCTCGCCCAGTTCAACCGCGAGCGGGTCCCGGAGCGCGTAGTGCACGCCAAGGGCGGCGGAGCTTTCGGTACCTTCAAGACCACCTCTGACGTTTCTGCCTACACCAAGGCTGCTTTCCTGCAGCCGGGTGCCGAGACGGACATGCTGATCCGTTTCTCCTCCGTTGCAGGCGAGAACGGTTCTCCCGACACGTGGCGCGATCCCCGCGGTTTCGCCGTGAAGTTCTACACCTCCGAGGGCAACTACGACCTCGTGGGCAACAACACCCCCGTCTTCTTCATCCGCGACGGCATCAAGTTCCCGGACTTCATCCACTCCCAGAAGCGCCTCCCGGGTACCCACCTGCGTGACGCTGACATGCAGTGGGACTTCTGGACCCTCTCCCCCGAGTCCGCACACCAGGTCACCTGGCTCATGGGCGACCGTGGCCTGCCGGCTTCCTGGCGTGAAATGCAGGGCTACGGTTCGCACACCTACCAGTGGATCAACGCCGCCGGCGAGCGTTTCTGGGTCAAGTACCACTTCAAGTCCAACCAGGGCGTCAAGACCATCACTGGTGACCAGGCTGAAGAGCTGGCCGGTTCGGATGCAGACTTCTACATCCGCGACCTCTCCGAGAACATCGAGGCCGGCAACTTCCCGTCGTGGGAACTCCACGTTCAGGTCATGCCGTACGAGGATGCCAAGACGTACCGCTTCAACCCGTTCGACCTCACAAAGGTGTGGCCGCACTCCGACTACCCGCTGATCCACGTGGGCACCATGGAGCTGAACAAGAACCCGGAGAACTACTTCGCGCAGATCGAGCAGGCCACCTTCGCGCCGTCGAACTTCGTGCCGGGCATCGCTGCTTCCCCGGACAAGATGCTGCAGGCCCGCATCTTCTCCTACGCCGATGCACACCGCTACCGCGTTGGCACCAACCACGCGCAGATCCCGGTGAACCAGCCCAAGAACCAGGTCAACAACTACAGCCAGGATGGCCAGGGACGTTACCTGTTCAACGCTCCGTCCACCCCGGTTTACGCACCGAACTCCGTTGGTGGCCCGGCTGCTGTCGAGCCGACCTCCCCCGCCGGTGGCTGGGAGAACGACGGCGAGCTCACCCTCTCCGCCCACACCCTGCACGCTGAGGATGACGACTTCGGCCAGGCCGGTACCCTGTACCGCGAGGTCTACGATGACGCCGCCAAGGCCCGCCTCCTGGACACCATCACCGGTGCTGTTGGCGGCGTGAAGAACGCCGACATCAAGGAACGCGCCATCCAGTACTGGACGAACGTTGACGCCGACCTCGGCGCCAAGCTCCGTGCCAACCTGGGCGCAGGCCAGACCGAGTCCGACGCCGAAGCAGCCAACAAGCTCTAAGCGTCTTTGCTCCAAGCACTTCCAAGAACACCCCGCCGCGGATCCACTCCGCGGCGGGGTGTTCTTTTTGTTTTCCACATAGCCCTTGTTTCCACATAGCAGCCTCCAGCTATGGCTGCGCCCTCATGCCGCTCCATAGGATCCCTGTATGAACACATTTGAAGGCATTCAGGCAGCCGCTTTCCGCTTCTACGAGGACCTTGAAGAGAACAACAACCGCGAGTGGTGGCTGGAGCATAAAGCGACATACGACGCCGAGGTCAGGGAACCGCTGACGGCTCTCCTCGCGGAATTGGAGCCGAGGTTCGGGCCCGCAAAGATCTTCCGCCCCAACCGGGACATCAGGTTCTCCCAGGACAAGTCACCCTATAAAACGGCCCAAGGAGCCTTCGCAGCCACCCGGGAGGGCGTTGGCTACTACGTCCAGATCAGCGCAGACGGTCTCCTGATCGGTGGGGGCTACCACTCCCACACGCCCGCCCAGTTGGCACGCTACCGGGCCGCAGTCGACGCGCCGGACAGTGGCCTGGCGCTGCAAGAGATCACCGACGCCGTCTCCGCTTCTGGTTTTGCGATTGAAGGGGAAAAACTCAAAACCGTTCCCCGCGGCTTTGACAAGGACCATCCGCGAGCGGAGCTGCTAAAGCACAAGTCCTTGTCGGCCGGTGTGGAAGTCGGGCAGCCGGCGTGGTTGTCCACCGCAGCGGCCAAGGATGAGATTGTCTCTCGATGGGAGACGCTGAGGCCCCTGGTGGAGTGGGTCAGTGAGTACGCGGCGCCGTGAGGGCTGGTGGCGTTGGGGCCAGCGCTGTGAGGGCTAGGGTCCCAAGGCTGGCGCCCAGTGAAGGGCCCTCTGGACGGGTGCGCTCCCGGAAACAGAAAACGCCCGGAAACCAGCGGTTCCCGGGCGTTCCCCTTGAGCTATGACAAAAGCAGCTGTCTGACAAGCAGCAGCGATGGGTCAGACCTTGGTGAAGGTGTCTTCGTCCTCGTCGCCGGTGGTCTTGCCGCCGCCTGCGACAGCGGCTTTGGCGGCTGCGAACTTCTCGTTGAGCCGCGAGTGACGCTGGCCGTAGGAGAAGTAGATCACCATGCCGATCACCAGCCAGATCGCGAAGAAGATCCAGGTTTCCACGGCCAGGTTGGTCATGAGGTAGACGCACAGTACGGCGGAGACCCAGGGCAGGACCTTGCCGAACGGAACGCGGAACGCCGGTTTGAGGTCGGGGCGCTTCTTGCGGAGCACAAGGATGCCCAGGGAGACCATCACGAACGCGGACAGCGTTCCGATGTTGATCATTTCCTCCAGGAGGTCCACCTTGGTCACACCTGCCACGATCGCCACGGCGGCACCGCAGATGATCTGCAGGCGGGCCGGGGTGGAGCGCTTCTCGCTGGTCTTGGAAAGGGAGCGGGGCAGCAGACCGTCTCGGCTCATGGCAAGCACCACGCGGGACAAGCCCATGAGGAGCACCATGATGACGGTGGTGAGGCCTACCAGGGAACCGAAAGCGATGACCTTGGCGGCGTCAGTGTTGCCCACAGCTTCGAAAGCCGTGGTCAGGGTGGGGTTCTTGACTTCGGCCAGCTGCGTGTAGGAAACCATTCCCGTGAGGGCGAGGGAGACCAGGATGTAGAGCAATGTCACCAGCGCCAGGCCGCCGAAGATACCCCGGGGCAGGGTCTTCTGCGGGTTCTTGACCTCCTCGGCGGAGGTGGCCACCACGTCGAAGCCGATGAAGGCGAAGAAGACCAAGGCAGCGCCTGCGAAGATGCCAAGCGTTCCGTACTGGGCCGGAGCAGCACCGGTCAGGAAGCCAAAGAAGGACTGCTTCATGACATCGGCCGCGCCCGTTCCGGCAGTCGGTTCGGAGGCCGGAACAAAGGGTGTGTAGTTGGAGAACTTCACGTAGCTGAAGCCCACTACGATCACGAACAGCACTACAGCGATCTTGATCATCGTGAAGACGTTGCCAACGCGGGCGGACAACTTTGTCCCCAGCACCAGCAGCACGGTGAAGATCGCGACGATGAGGAAGGCGCCCCAGTAAAGGTCAACGCCAAACACACTGATCGAGGGCGGCATCTCCACGCCCATCAAGCCAAACACCGTACTGAGGTAGATGCCCCAGTACTTGGCGATCACTGCCGCGGCGGTGAAAAGTTCGAGGATGAGGTTCCAGCCGATGATCCAGGCAAGGACTTCGCCCATGGTGGCGTACGTGAAGACGTAGGCGGAACCGGCAACGGGAATTGCGGTCGCGAACTCCGCGTAGCACATGATGGCCAACGCGCAGGTGACTGCTGCGATGGCAAAGGAAATGGTGACGGCGGGGCCGGCAAAGTTGGCGGCAGCCTTCGCGCCCACCGAGAAGATCCCGGCGCCGACAGCGACGGCGACGCCCATGATCATGAGGTCCCACGTGCTCAGGCTGCGCTTGAGCTTGCGACCAGGCTCGTCGGAATCGGCGATCGACTGCTCAATCGACTTGGTCCTGAAAATGTTCATAAAAATGCCACATTCTGGATGGGGGTGGTATAGGACTCATCAAGAATAGTGTCCGACCAATGGACGGCCATATTTATCCCAGATAGTGAGACGCCTGCCGAATTCGCGTGACAGGTGTGACTGGTGTGATGAAGGCCCGTAACCCTCATCACACCAGCCATCCACCCTAAATGCTTGGCACGTCCCAGTCCATGAGCGTTGATCGGATCAGGAATCGCTTCCCCTCGGGAGACTCAACGGAGAACCCACTGCCTCGGCCCGGAACCACATCCACGGTGAGGTGGGTGT is from Paenarthrobacter nicotinovorans and encodes:
- the htpX gene encoding zinc metalloprotease HtpX is translated as MHKHNNGLKTAALFGVLWAVLLGLGAIIASGTRSTAPIWIMALIGVGTTAYGYWNSDKIAIRSMAAYPVTEAQAPQLYQIVRELSVRANKPMPRIYLSPTMTPNAFATGRNPKNAAVCCTEGILHLLDARELRGVLGHELMHVYNRDILTSSVAAAVAGVITSVGQMLLIFGGGDRRNANPLATIAMALLAPFAASLIQMAISRTREFDADEDGAQLTGDPLALASALRKIESGVSQLPLPQDQRLVNASHLMIANPFRGGGMRRMFSTHPPMKERISRLEGMAGRPLA
- a CDS encoding MFS transporter — translated: MAKLLADITPLKESPAFRRLWLGASVAAIGTQLTLVAVSLEVYRLTQESFYVGLLGIFALVPMVIAGLYGGSISDAYDRRKVALIASLVLWASTAGLALQAWLGLGNIWVLYALVAIQSGAQGINGPARSAIIPLLVRKDLLPAANALSMLTFGLSMTAGPLLAGVLVATIGFGWTYTIDVISFTFALWGLFRLPPLPPSKDAVRPGFRSVVEGFRFLGGRPNVRMTFIIDLIAMICAQPRALMPAIGAVMIGGGETTVGVLLASTAVGAFLAGLFSGPLGRVRRQGSAVVWSVMGWGASIAGFGLVVLLAGDAGRNGTTPWLIPAALCCAPAGISDSVSAVFRTTILQAATPDHLRGRLQGVFIVVVAGGPRVGDMLAGGVTQFLSEGGVLLLGGVLCIALAWLASRVQPGFVAYDSKHPVP
- a CDS encoding Fur family transcriptional regulator, which gives rise to MTDHTAEQQAWAAALHAHGRRVTKQRLAVLAAVQHHPHSPAEGILAAARQELPELTAQSVYVVLSDLTDLQMLRRFEPPHSPALYETRVGDNHHHAVCISCGKVEDVDCAVGHTPCLTPHWNENSKPMTIQIADVLYQGICQDCQAKQQLPVNTSVTQK
- a CDS encoding catalase; amino-acid sequence: MTAISTTQSGAPVTSDAHSKSVGADGAIILTDHYLVEKLAQFNRERVPERVVHAKGGGAFGTFKTTSDVSAYTKAAFLQPGAETDMLIRFSSVAGENGSPDTWRDPRGFAVKFYTSEGNYDLVGNNTPVFFIRDGIKFPDFIHSQKRLPGTHLRDADMQWDFWTLSPESAHQVTWLMGDRGLPASWREMQGYGSHTYQWINAAGERFWVKYHFKSNQGVKTITGDQAEELAGSDADFYIRDLSENIEAGNFPSWELHVQVMPYEDAKTYRFNPFDLTKVWPHSDYPLIHVGTMELNKNPENYFAQIEQATFAPSNFVPGIAASPDKMLQARIFSYADAHRYRVGTNHAQIPVNQPKNQVNNYSQDGQGRYLFNAPSTPVYAPNSVGGPAAVEPTSPAGGWENDGELTLSAHTLHAEDDDFGQAGTLYREVYDDAAKARLLDTITGAVGGVKNADIKERAIQYWTNVDADLGAKLRANLGAGQTESDAEAANKL
- a CDS encoding DUF2461 domain-containing protein, whose protein sequence is MNTFEGIQAAAFRFYEDLEENNNREWWLEHKATYDAEVREPLTALLAELEPRFGPAKIFRPNRDIRFSQDKSPYKTAQGAFAATREGVGYYVQISADGLLIGGGYHSHTPAQLARYRAAVDAPDSGLALQEITDAVSASGFAIEGEKLKTVPRGFDKDHPRAELLKHKSLSAGVEVGQPAWLSTAAAKDEIVSRWETLRPLVEWVSEYAAP
- a CDS encoding amino acid permease, with protein sequence MNIFRTKSIEQSIADSDEPGRKLKRSLSTWDLMIMGVAVAVGAGIFSVGAKAAANFAGPAVTISFAIAAVTCALAIMCYAEFATAIPVAGSAYVFTYATMGEVLAWIIGWNLILELFTAAAVIAKYWGIYLSTVFGLMGVEMPPSISVFGVDLYWGAFLIVAIFTVLLVLGTKLSARVGNVFTMIKIAVVLFVIVVGFSYVKFSNYTPFVPASEPTAGTGAADVMKQSFFGFLTGAAPAQYGTLGIFAGAALVFFAFIGFDVVATSAEEVKNPQKTLPRGIFGGLALVTLLYILVSLALTGMVSYTQLAEVKNPTLTTAFEAVGNTDAAKVIAFGSLVGLTTVIMVLLMGLSRVVLAMSRDGLLPRSLSKTSEKRSTPARLQIICGAAVAIVAGVTKVDLLEEMINIGTLSAFVMVSLGILVLRKKRPDLKPAFRVPFGKVLPWVSAVLCVYLMTNLAVETWIFFAIWLVIGMVIYFSYGQRHSRLNEKFAAAKAAVAGGGKTTGDEDEDTFTKV